A genomic stretch from Plasmodium reichenowi strain SY57 chromosome 2, whole genome shotgun sequence includes:
- a CDS encoding GAF domain-related protein, putative (part of same gene as PRSY57_0210400A~gap found within coding sequence) has product KELNEDEDEEEDEEEDEEEDEEEDEEEDEEEDEEEDEEEEEDEEVVYEENIKENKDDIDYNDDKYDKNYEHDEKKEKIFYKQNGDDHDENNYELIQDYYYEEKKNNIYNKNHTIQYEKNNNIDKTKFSNNIYTPKFDNYMDYKGNIKEHTANNIKDQLLLFNIDKTMKDEILTSNKINKDKSSDDIINSNKTYNEEKKLYTSTTGIHKNNMGDKLQDDTFYFKLLNKNKYYMNNVNENFDIYYILYNIENVEQLFKKIKENNFLLFNMKNCIRMFILFRDLYVKEENGYNIIKSQNNTTTITTTNNDDRNDSSENNNNNNNNNNNYNSVIFSTNEKIYDMLNRDNNIYKKVKKEIFEGDSRIKTIENKPNLTNKNYINNDNIDNNNINGDNIYNDDLKKYYLNTSIFNKDLYVKHFVDIIMNRSLKEIIKMNEYISEKINTLLFHKGNMLNDVTKLYMSNAYGEKCFFFNFPQIKEIIFVNEYEKKMDMKYFKMLKKIYKYNLNKIFSNNYKFFIIKKKKKLKKLCYIMKSFHPHILDEFWFNLSCQNEIKNIYYKNLHFVISLHNSSIIDFKIINHFILNKIFENISINCTTSSMYYNIKTIDFISYRNLYLLKNYTMHDLIYKYIIYYYCRKKLKRKNFHYFNYQDLYIAENYFGLNTHTKKVPNMLDQNLGKKSAIVTVER; this is encoded by the coding sequence AAAGAATTGAATGAAGATGAAGATGAGGAGGAAGATGAAGAGGAAGATGAAGAGGAAGATGAAGAGGAAGATGAGGAGGAAGATGAAGAGGAAGATGAAGAGGAAGATGAAGAGGAAGAGGAAGACGAGGAAGTTgtatatgaagaaaatatcaaagaaaataaagatgacatagattataatgatgataaatatgataagaattatgagcatgatgaaaaaaaggaaaagatATTTTATAAGCAAAATGGAGATGATCATGATGAAAACAACTACGAATTAATTCaagattattattatgaagaaaaaaagaataatatatataataaaaatcatACTATACAAtatgaaaagaataataatattgataagACTAAAtttagtaataatatatatacacctaagtttgataattatatggATTATAAAGGGAATATAAAAGAACATACAgcaaataatattaaagatCAATTATTGCTTTTTAATATTGATAAAACTATGAAGGACGAAATTTTAACaagtaataaaataaataaagataaaagtagtgatgatattattaatagtaacaaaacatataatgaggaaaaaaaattatatacttCAACCACAGGTATacataagaataatatgGGTGATAAATTACAAGATgatacattttattttaaattattaaataagaataaatattatatgaataatgttaatgaaaatttcgatatatattatatattatataatatagaaaatgtTGAACAACtatttaagaaaataaaagaaaacaatTTCTTGTTGTTTAACATGAAAAATTGTATTCGTATGTTTATACTCTTCAGGGATTTATATGTGAAAGAGGAAAACGGttacaatattataaaaagtcAAAATAATACTACAACAATAACTACTActaataatgatgatagGAATGATAGTAgtgaaaataataataataataataataataataataattataattctGTCATATTTTCaacaaatgaaaaaatttatgATATGCTAAATAgggataataatatatacaaaaaggtaaagaaagaaatatttGAGGGTGATTCGAGAATTAAGACAATAGAAAATAAACCGAActtaacaaataaaaattatataaataatgacaatattgataataataatattaatggtgataatatttataatgatgatcttaagaaatattatttgaatacttctatatttaataaagacttatatgtaaaacattttgtagatattattatgaacaGAAGTTTgaaagaaattataaaaatgaatgaatatatatcagaaaaaattaatactttattatttcacAAAGGGAATATGTTAAATGATGttacaaaattatatatgtctAATGCATATGGTgaaaaatgttttttttttaattttccacaaataaaagaaataatatttgtaaatgaatatgaaaaaaaaatggatatgaaatattttaaaatgttaaaaaaaatatataaatataatttaaataaaattttcagtaataattataagttttttataattaaaaaaaaaaaaaaattaaaaaaattatgttatattatgaaaagTTTCCATCCACATATATTAGATGAATTCTGGTTTAATTTATCATGtcaaaatgaaataaaaaatatatattataaaaatttacatTTTGTTATTAGTTTACATAATTCATCAATTATagattttaaaataattaatcattttatattaaataaaatatttgaaaatatatcCATCAATTGTACTACCTCAAgtatgtattataatataaaaacgATAGATTTTATCTCATATAGAAATTTgtatcttttaaaaaattatacaatGCATGAtcttatttataaatatattatatattattattgtagaaaaaaattaaaaagaaaaaattttcattattttaattatcaagatttatatatagcTGAAAACTATTTTGGTCTTAACACACATACCAAGAAGGTACCCAACATGTTAGATCAAAATCTAGGAAAAAAAAGTGCCATAGTAACAGTAGagagataa
- a CDS encoding dolichol-linked oligosaccharide biosynthesis enzyme, putative: MLFLFLCIIINTLVFLWFVINIFLKSNNTYKDKGRNEMVEIGVVLGSGGHTYEMIQILKQIKNRNILFNFFYSHNDNLSKIKTENELVNYQKNFFVIPRCRNVGDSYSLSFIKLIFSFLYCIFLTYKMNNMKVIIVNGPGVCVPVVYSLIFRKYIFLKNIKIVYIESICRVYSLSLSAKLLYYFADLFVVFSEHLQKKYKKAKYYGYFF; the protein is encoded by the coding sequence atgctgtttctttttctttgtattattattaatacattAGTGTTCTTATGGTTTgtcataaatatttttttgaaaagtaataatacatataaagaTAAGGGGAGAAATGAAATGGTTGAAATCGGCGTAGTACTTGGATCTGGAGGTCATACTTATGAAATGATTCAAATActtaaacaaataaaaaatagaaatattctttttaatttcttttattcACATAATGACAATTtaagtaaaataaaaacagAAAATGAATTGGTTAATTATcaaaagaatttttttgtaatacCAAGATGTCGAAATGTTGGAGATTCCTATTCTTTgtcttttataaaattaattttttcatttttatattgtatttttttaacatataagatgaataatatgaaagTAATTATAGTTAATGGTCCAGGCGTATGTGTACCCGTCGTATATTCATTGATATTTCGAAAATATATCTTtctaaaaaatattaaaattgtCTATATAGAAAGTATATGCAGAGTTTATTCTTTATCTTTAAGTGCTaaacttttatattattttgcTGATTTGTTTGTTGTTTTTTCTGAACACTTAcagaagaaatataaaaaagcAAAATATTATGGATACTTTTTCTGA
- a CDS encoding tyrosine kinase-like protein, putative, translating into MGKRIKCNNVSYIRTIRGVYIGKIENGQKNGWGLQINNNGNKYEGLFKNDEKYLFGLELICCLCGHTYRNKVPNGIYEKGKIHYKDVNNISAYNNDDQKDNINHEKVYHDNIYDHNIYHNNKLNFQYSSENEFAKGNICVHENRYIYIGTYKKGKKHGKGILINYNNYFMYSCIFYKNKIIYVDMLFSNDQKYMNMKNIDMKHYNTHNKKKIYLFLQKEYKNKILGFINFYKHITHKIKKKQENVHDKITFLKCLKELFFVTHTKKENNQMEGIIHTYKKYTINRNNNTYNIFKEKLHNITQGGNKTQHENVILYNKRKEKNKSTNITSDEKKINKHTNITSDEKKINKHTTITCDEKKKNKHTNITSDEKKKNKHTAIINDEKTNKHTAIINDEKTNKHTTISCDEKKNGYLFLSNEIKTKYSMIENMKKKKESYTMINNNKKKEHLYNLKSMIYQEVQFFHNNSICDHENKKKNRNIEMPFFLKRTNKNNDIEQLVLVKNEYNKCYNIESGKHDIIYNSQKDKIKKDKLKVPFFFKEKGIYNFFNKTVENKEDERIFVHEQNDEKISTDKVTNDVRTYDVRTYDIRTNDIRTNDIRTNDIRTYDIRTNDIRTYDIRTNDIRTYDIRTYDIRTNDIPYNIIPNKRETIVDDINSCSNNFTTRSNTDNANSYQMNMYSDSNNFYGNKKKKIKKRNNSKCEYSSIIKNKNQLYNYQLHNYTCVCIKCKTKCSSFKINKLEKKKKESYKCKRNKKLKQHDKNLLFNNYIFNDNFLDNVFVLKPPMDEKEKKKNYDKLKRDTFPLFLRKTKKKKKKKLFQAQNYIYWNIFELNLFFFLVGIPKEILEIFIYHRLDGYCLKYIDKKILKDMKIKNRMMRKYIYLCIQYLLRLREKYKYKKKSNSKLNEKINEDFILKKEQLHILNLIGRGGYSNVYRCIYGNKNILRINKFFDIHYSINNTALKIFLNKKKNILEYFTELFIVSNLRHPNVTLFLGAINNPRAIVLEYIQYGTLFDILHKYKINMKLQDIIKISKDITAFMAFLHNKGIMHCDLKSSNILISITRDIKICDFGLSVFNKYNKPKYLGIVGTYQWTAPEVLRSEGYTKEADIYSFGVILWEMIHRKIPFSDMKNPLDIIAHVGYAKKKLSVTNKNIPEQLRYILHSCLHKNTHKRKSFLFWSEYFDLLYNVTDIPKEYYTSFFFD; encoded by the coding sequence atgggaaaaagaataaaatgtaataacGTTTCTTATATAAGAACTATCAGGGGAGTTTATATCGGCAAAATAGAAAACGGACAAAAGAATGGATGGGGtttacaaataaataataacggaaataaatatgaaggtttatttaaaaatgatgaaaagTATTTATTTGGGTTAGAATTAATATGTTGTTTGTGTGGTCATACGTATAGGAATAAAGTTCCAAATggaatatatgaaaaaggtaaaattcattataaggatgtaaataatattagtGCTTACAATAATGATGATCAGAAGGACAATATTAATCATGAAAAGGTTTATCATGACAATATTTATGACcataatatttatcataataataaattaaatttcCAATACAGTAGTGAAAACGAATTTGCCAAGGGAAATATCTGCGTCCATGaaaatagatatatttatataggtacttataaaaaagggaaaaaacACGGGAAAGgtattttaattaattataataattattttatgtatagttgtatattttataaaaacaaaattatatacgttgatatgttattttcaaatgatcaaaaatatatgaacatgAAGAATATTGACATGAAACATTATAATacacataataaaaaaaaaatttatttattcttacaaaaagaatataaaaacaaaattttgggatttataaatttttataaacatataacacacaaaataaaaaagaaacaagAAAATGTTCATGATAAAATcacttttttaaaatgtcTAAAGGaacttttttttgtcaCACATACAAAGAAAGAGAATAATCAAATGGAGGGTATAATACATACTTATAAAAAGTATACTAttaatagaaataataatacatataatattttcaagGAAAAATTACATAACATAACACAGGGGGGAAATAAAACACAACATGAAAATGTGATACTTTATAACAAaaggaaagaaaaaaataaaagcACAAATATAACTAgtgatgaaaaaaaaataaataaacatacaaatataactagtgatgaaaaaaaaataaataaacatacaACTATAACTTgtgatgaaaaaaaaaaaaataaacatacaaatataactagtgatgaaaaaaaaaaaaataaacatacaGCTATAATCAATGAtgaaaaaacaaacaaacaTACAGCTATAATCAATGAtgaaaaaacaaacaaacaTACAACTATAAGTTgtgatgaaaaaaaaaatggttatttgtttttgtcaaatgaaataaaaacGAAATATAGTATGatagaaaatatgaaaaaaaaaaaagaaagttATACAATgattaataataacaaaaagaaagaaCATTTGTACAACTTGAAAAGTATGATTTATCAAGAAGTACAGTTTTTTCACAATAATTCAATATGTGAtcatgaaaataaaaaaaagaacagGAATATTGAAATgcctttttttttaaaaagaacaaacaaaaacaaTGATATTGAACAATTGGTATTAgttaaaaatgaatataacaaatgttataatatagaaaGTGGTAAGCatgatattatttataacagtcaaaaggataaaataaaaaaagataaattaaaagtaccttttttttttaaagaaaaaggtatatataatttttttaataaaactGTTGAAAACAAGGAAGATGAAAGGATTTTTGTCCATGAacaaaatgatgaaaagaTTTCTACTGACAAGGTAACAAATGATGTAAGAACATATGATGTAAGAACATATGATATAAGAACAAATGATATAAGAACAAATGACATAAGAACAAATGACATAAGAACATATGATATAAGAACAAATGACATAAGAACATATGATATAAGAACAAATGACATAAGAACATATGATATAAGAACATATGATATAAGAACAAATGATATCCCATATAATATCATACCAAACAAAAGAGAAACCATTGtagatgatataaatagttgtagtaataattttaCTACAAGAAGTAATACAGACAACGCGAATTCTTATCAAATGAATATGTATAGTGatagtaataatttttatggaaataaaaagaaaaaaattaaaaaaaggaataataGCAAATGTGAATATTCTTCTATAATTAAGAATAAAAAccaattatataattaccagttacataattatacatGTGTGTGTATAAAATGCAAAACAAAATGCTCctcttttaaaataaataaacttgaaaaaaaaaaaaaggaaagtTATAAATGCAAGaggaataaaaaattaaaacaaCATGATAAGAACTTGCTGTTTAataattacatttttaatgACAACTTTTTGGATAATGTGTTTGTTTTAAAACCTCCTATGGatgaaaaggaaaaaaaaaaaaattatgacAAGTTAAAACGTGATACATTTCcattatttttaagaaaaaccaaaaaaaaaaaaaaaaaaaaattatttcaagctcagaattatatatactggaacatttttgaattaaatttatttttttttttggtagGGATAccaaaagaaatattagAGATTTTTATCTATCATCGTTTGGATGGTTATtgtttaaaatatatcgataagaagatattaaaagatatgaaaataaaaaatagaatgatgagaaaatatatatatttatgtatacaatatttattaagattaagagaaaaatataaatataagaagaaaagtaatagtaaattaaatgaaaaaataaatgaagattttattttaaagaaaGAACAATTACacattttaaatttaatagGAAGAGGAGGTTATAGTAATGTATATAGATGTATATAtggtaataaaaatatattaagaataaataaattttttgatatacattatagtattaataatacagcattaaaaatatttttaaataaaaaaaaaaatatattagaatattttacagaattatttattgtatCAAATTTAAGACATCCAAATgttacattatttttaggAGCAATAAATAATCCAAGAGCTATAGTATTAGAATATATTCAATATGGAACTTTATTTGATATcttacataaatataaaattaatatgaaattacaagatattattaaaatatctAAAGATATAACAGCTTTTATGGcttttttacataataaagGTATTATGCATTGTGATTTAAAATcttcaaatattttaatcTCCATAACAAGAGATATCAAAATATGTGACTTTGGATTATCtgtatttaataaatataacaagCCTAAATATCTTGGTATTGTAGGGACTTATCAATGGACAGCTCCTGAGGTATTAAGAAGTGAAGGATATACAAAAGAAGCtgatatatattcttttgGAGTTATATTATGGGAAATGATTCATAGAAAAATTCCTTTTAGTGATATGAAAAATCCTTTAGATATTATTGCTCATGTTGGATATGctaagaaaaaattaagtgtaacaaataaaaatatccCAGAACAattaagatatatattgcATTCATgtttacataaaaatacGCATAAGCGAaaatcttttttattttggtctgaatattttgatttgttatataatgttACAGATATACCAAAGGAGTATTACACcagttttttttttgattaG
- a CDS encoding asparagine--tRNA ligase, putative, translating into MCEKDDIIVNEEILQKAQEFQVENEKDIEMKKLKPITEGLLKPEVDLLQISERGSRGRVKICNVLNVPRSEKEYNNNSDKVENNYIGKIITVCGWSKAIRKQGGGRFCFVNLNDGSCHLNLQVVVNQCIENYEKLLKCGAGCCFRFTGELIISPVQNDNNKKGLLKENVELALNNNDIHNFEIYGENLDPQKYPLSKKNHGKEFLREVAHLRPRSYFISSVIRIRNSLSIATHLFFQSRGFLYIHTPLITTSDCEGGGEMFTVTTLLNENGDIRSIPRINLKNKKKEKREDTLNEKNGKKDNMNDSLNNNACNNNNNNNNSSSSSNIIASPQYEDNYLIDYKKDFFSKQAFLTVSGQLSLENLCSSMGDVYTFGPTFRAENSHTSRHLAEFWMIEPEIAFADLYDNMELAEAYIKYCIEYVLNNNFHDIYYFEENVETNLIKRLKNILNEDFAKITYTNAIEILKNYSDSFEVKVEWGMDLQSEHERFIAEKIFKKPVIVYNYPKDLKAFYMKLNEDNKTVAAMDVLVPKIGEVIGGSQREDNLERLDKMIKEKKLNIDSYWWYRQLRQYGSHPHAGFGLGFERLIMLVTGVDNIKDTIPFPRYPGHAEF; encoded by the coding sequence atgtGTGAGAAAGACGATATTATTGTGAATGAGGAAATTTTACAAAAGGCACAAGAGTTTCAGGTGGAGAATGAGAAGGATATAGAGatgaagaaattaaaaCCAATAACTGAAGGGTTGTTAAAACCAGAGGTAGATTTATTACAAATAAGTGAGAGAGGTAGTCGAGGAAGAGTAAAGATATGTAATGTATTAAATGTTCCAAGAAGCGAAAaggaatataataataatagtgataaagtagaaaataattatattgGTAAAATAATTACAGTATGTGGTTGGAGTAAAGCTATACGTAAACAAGGAGGTGGAAGATTTTGTTTTGTGAATTTAAATGATGGATCATGTCATTTAAATTTACAGGTTGTTGTAAATCAGTGTATAGAAAATTATGAGAAGTTATTAAAATGTGGAGCAGGTTGTTGTTTTCGTTTTACAGGTGAATTGATTATATCACCTGTTCagaatgataataataaaaagggtttattaaaagaaaatgtaGAATTAgcattaaataataatgatattcataattttgAAATTTATGGTGAAAATTTAGATCCACAGAAATATCCTTTATCTAAAAAGAATCACGGGAAAGAGTTTCTAAGAGAAGTAGCACATCTAAGACCTAGAAGTTATTTTATTAGTTCAGTAATTAGAATTAGAAACTCTTTATCTATTGCAACgcatttattttttcaaagTAGGGGattcttatatattcacACACCTCTTATAACGACCTCAGATTGTGAAGGAGGAGGAGAAATGTTTACAGTCACGACActtttaaatgaaaatggTGATATTCGTAGCATACCAAGGATTAATTTGaaaaacaagaaaaaggaaaaacGTGAAGATACTcttaatgaaaaaaatggaaaaaaggataatatgaatgatagtttaaataataatgcatgtaataataataataataataataatagtagtagtagtagtaataTTATTGCATCTCCACAATATGAAGATAATTATCTTAttgattataaaaaagacTTTTTTAGTAAACAAGCCTTTTTAACAGTTAGTGGACAATTATCATTAGAAAATTTATGTTCATCTATGGGAGATGTATATACATTCGGACCAACTTTTAGAGCTGAAAATTCTCATACTTCTAGACATCTAGCTGAATTTTGGATGATAGAACCAGAAATAGCTTTTGCAGATTTATACGATAATATGGAGCTAGCGGAAGCctatataaaatattgtatCGAATATGTtctaaataataatttccatgatatttattattttgaagAAAATGTTGAAACCAATTTAATCAAAagattaaaaaatatattaaatgaagaTTTTGCTAAAATTACTTATACTAATGCTATAGagattttaaaaaattattcagATTCATTCGAAGTGAAAGTTGAATGGGGAATGGATTTACAATCAGAACATGAAAGATTTATAGctgaaaaaatatttaaaaaacctgttattgtatataattatccTAAAGATTTAAAAGCATTCTATATGAAATTAAATGAGGATAACAAAACAGTTGCTGCTATGGATGTTCTTGTACCTAAAATAGGTGAAGTCATTGGTGGCTCACAAAGAGAAGATAATTTAGAACGCCTAgataaaatgataaaagaaaaaaagcTAAATATAGATAGTTATTGGTGGTATCGACAACTAAGACAATATGGATCACATCCACATGCAGGATTTGGTTTAGGTTTCGAAAGATTGATTATGTTAGTAACAGGAGTTGACAATATAAAGGATACTATACCTTTCCCTAGATATCCTGGTCATGCagaattttaa
- a CDS encoding hypothetical protein (conserved Plasmodium protein, unknown function) — protein sequence MIGLFRKLTIFRRTFGSVSFSYDINKNILYCDDDYLVVNKKYGMFTFGTSRNKNSVLKNLILLNEDEIKGWNILYKLYSQISGCVLICKNRIIKYNSYDNIFLTLVYGKIENVKNMKEKNYYYNEIKLYLKYLPESNIMITTNNYEDINKMKCLKYEVLNNNIHYQKHNFSLLKLYINACNSQYIKPLLYYSLHTCIVGDNEYINVHKKILQKQKEKYIIKKEPYLLYNNNDHVPNILKSRKFLLKKLNKEKQGNELKLHLHCLNVTFQYQCNKIKSIYAPVPSHFKDTLHILGAINIIKNMENIQILKNDNLMENHNQQNKMELLKSKNNNTYEKSIQIKKKHEHKKDEVKYYDNMQDKELFEKQNDNLLKDIYYNKEDDNNKAKINTHLNINETVDTYNHLNDDDIYVDRNTSKKKRLTKRRGILSKDFNKLSKRDAPIFFTDIA from the exons ATG ATTGGGTTATTTCGTAAGCTAACAATTTTTAGGAGGACATTTGGTAGTGTATCTTTTtcatatgatataaataaaaa CATCCTTTATTGTGATGACGATTATCTTGTTgttaacaaaaaatatggaaTGTTCACGTTCGGAACGTcaagaaataaaaatagtgTTTTGAAGAATTTAATTTTGTTAAATGAAGATGAAATAAAAGGAtggaatatattatacaaattgTACAGTCAAATTAGTGGTTGTGttttaatatgtaaaaatagaattataaaatataattcttatgataatatatttttaactTTAGTTTATGGTAAAATAGAAAATGTGAAGaatatgaaagaaaaaaattattattataacgaaataaaattatatttaaaatatttaccAGAATCTAATATAATGATTACAACAAATAATTAcgaagatataaataaaatgaaatgtttaaaatatgaagttctaaataataatattcattatcaaaaacataattttagtcttttaaaattgtatataaatgCATGTAACTCACAATATATTAAAcctttattatattattcgTTACATACATGTATAGTAGGAgataatgaatatataaacgTACATAAGAAAATTCTTCAAAAacaaaaggaaaaatatattataaaaaaagaaccatatctattatataataataatgatcaTGTACCAAATATACTCAAAAGtagaaaatttttattaaaaaaattaaataaagaaaaacaaGGAAACGAATTAAAATTACATTTGCATTGTCTTAATGTTACTTTTCAGTATCaatgtaataaaataaaatctATATATGCACCTGTACCCTCTCATTTTAAAGATACCTTACATATTTTAGGTGCTatcaatataattaaaaatatggaaaatatacaaatattaaaaaatgataatttaaTGGAAAATCATAACCAGCAGAACAAAATGGAACTCTTAAAAAgcaaaaataataacacaTACGAAAAATCTATacaaatcaaaaaaaaacacgaacataaaaaagatgaagtaaaatattatgacAACATGCAAGACAAAGAACTCTTTGAAAAACAGAATGATAACttattaaaagatatatattataataaagaggatgataataataaagcCAAAATTAATACACATTTAAATATCAACGAAACTGTTGATACATATAATCATTTAAACGACGATGATATCTATGTTGATAGAAACACCTCCAAGAAAAAAAGACTTACAAAAAGGAGGGGTATCTTATCAAAGGATTTTAACAAACTATCAAAAAGAGATGCtcctatattttttacagATATTGcataa
- a CDS encoding GDP-fructose:GMP antiporter, putative: protein MRNNLIVFICITLYLISSITSVFINKYVLMENTIDSVLLIFVQHISCLMFMFFFKDIFFLKKERDEKNIKEYIFSLYNAIKELWPLIITFNFTLVFGNICLKYTNVSFYQLARSMTLPFNFFFSYFFFKQIKFNLLMIISCIIVSIGFLIFSLDAVNTNYNSVLYGTIVSIIQAVHLNLIKEKLIIYKDKMVMLYYNLIYSSIILFIYLFITRDILVLVYLDKRLTFYLILS from the exons atgagaaataatttgattgtgtttatttgtataaCCTTGTATTTAATATCATCCATAACGTCTGtgtttataaataaatatgtgtTAATGGAAAATACTATAGATAGtgttttattaatatttgtaCAACATATATCTTGTTTGAtgtttatgtttttttttaaagatatattttttttaaaaaaagaaagagatgaaaaaaatattaaagaatatattttttctttatataatgcAATAAAAGAGTTATGGCCTTTAATTATAacatttaattttacatTAGTTTTTGGGAATATATGcttaaaatatacaaacGTATCTTTTTATCAGCTAGCCAGATCTATGACCTTACcattcaatttttttttttcgtactttttttttaagcaaataaaatttaatcttttaatgataatatCATGTATTATAGTGTCCATAGGAtttctaattttttctCTCGACGCGGTAAATACCAATTATAATTCTGTATTATACG GTACCATCGTTTCAATTATTCAGGCTGTACACCTCAATTTGATAAAGGAgaaattaattatatacaaagATAAAATGGTCATGTTATATTacaatttaatatattcttcaattatcttatttatatatttgtttataacAAGAGATATACTTGTACTAGTGTATTTGGATAAGCGACTTACATTCTATCTTATTTTATCAT